The Leptospira sp. WS39.C2 genome contains a region encoding:
- a CDS encoding TRAP transporter large permease has product MGSWGILILLLALILLRQPLIVLMGAITVYCYYFLPDPPLESFHELNSIVGDLFFAGDKEILLAIPLFIIAGNLMTHGSIARRLIRIAQAMTAPIPAGLAIAGVFSCGIFAAISGSSPVTLIAIGGLMYPSLTKAGYPTQFSMGLLASGGTLGIIIPPSIPMIVYAIMVGVSVTDLFIAGIGPGILLMSLLMIYSVFRAGNVGRGKWDWTEIKIAWKEGVLALLMPVVILGGIYSGFFTATESAAIAVFYAILVEVFIHKELSFPKIPKIMAESAEMLGILFLILILAVSLNKFMIENEIPQNLVAKMSELISSPVTFLIGVNILLLIVGMFMDIMSAILVLAPLLAPMAVNYGINPVHFGIIMIVNLEIGYLTPPVGVNLFVASGIFKQPLGKVIQSVAPIVGMFLIGLILISWIPEISLGLLGGEAAAPSP; this is encoded by the coding sequence ATGGGTTCTTGGGGAATACTCATACTCTTACTTGCGTTAATTTTACTTAGGCAACCTTTGATTGTACTCATGGGTGCGATCACAGTATATTGTTATTATTTTTTACCTGATCCGCCACTTGAGTCATTTCATGAACTCAATAGTATTGTAGGTGATTTATTTTTTGCTGGTGATAAGGAAATCCTTCTTGCGATTCCCCTATTCATCATTGCTGGAAATTTAATGACTCACGGTAGTATTGCAAGACGGCTCATACGCATTGCACAGGCAATGACAGCACCAATTCCAGCAGGACTTGCCATTGCAGGTGTTTTCTCCTGTGGGATTTTTGCTGCGATTTCAGGGTCTTCTCCTGTGACTCTGATTGCCATCGGTGGTCTCATGTATCCTTCACTGACAAAAGCTGGATACCCAACTCAGTTTTCTATGGGGCTTCTTGCTTCAGGGGGAACACTTGGGATCATCATTCCACCGAGTATTCCAATGATTGTGTATGCCATTATGGTTGGAGTTTCTGTGACAGATCTCTTTATCGCAGGGATTGGACCTGGGATTTTACTCATGAGTTTACTCATGATTTATTCCGTGTTCCGAGCTGGGAATGTTGGACGTGGGAAATGGGACTGGACAGAAATTAAGATCGCTTGGAAGGAAGGGGTTCTTGCCCTACTCATGCCAGTGGTCATCCTGGGAGGAATTTACTCAGGGTTTTTCACCGCAACAGAATCCGCTGCGATCGCTGTGTTTTATGCAATCCTTGTAGAAGTCTTCATTCATAAAGAATTAAGTTTTCCTAAGATTCCAAAAATCATGGCGGAAAGTGCAGAGATGTTGGGAATTTTATTTCTCATCCTCATCCTCGCGGTAAGTTTGAATAAGTTCATGATCGAAAATGAAATTCCGCAAAACTTAGTAGCAAAGATGTCGGAGCTGATTTCAAGTCCTGTTACCTTCCTCATTGGTGTGAACATTCTCCTCCTCATCGTAGGGATGTTTATGGATATCATGAGTGCAATTCTTGTACTTGCTCCCTTACTTGCTCCAATGGCTGTCAATTACGGTATCAATCCTGTTCACTTCGGGATCATCATGATTGTAAACCTTGAGATTGGTTACCTCACTCCTCCAGTTGGGGTAAACTTATTTGTTGCTTCCGGGATATTCAAACAACCGTTAGGGAAAGTGATCCAATCAGTAGCTCCTATTGTGGGAATGTTCCTAATAGGCCTCATTCTCATCAGTTGGATCCCAGAGATCTCACTAGGTCTACTCGGCGGAGAAGCTGCGGCTCCAAGTCCATAA
- a CDS encoding DnaJ domain-containing protein: MDKKLLLNDSLQFLGLSSGFTEEELRDSYHKLAKKYHPDTGEYTSDVMFVELNKHYESLKEFLLIHPEDSGLDSSFDAEGQILRDENHNHSHLHNQNQKEQVESKPSKDPIFQEYKLAKEKETEAILRYYEKRNLHPIELSSSLNKELVQLQKELEPVLQVYASILKENPSSLWAADAKTSLERLRVWWSKG, translated from the coding sequence ATGGACAAAAAATTACTGTTAAATGATTCACTTCAATTTTTAGGATTAAGTTCTGGATTTACTGAAGAGGAATTACGAGATTCCTATCACAAATTAGCAAAAAAATACCATCCCGATACTGGAGAATATACGAGTGATGTAATGTTTGTGGAATTAAACAAACATTACGAATCCTTAAAAGAATTCCTTCTCATCCATCCAGAAGATAGTGGATTGGATTCGAGTTTTGATGCAGAAGGTCAAATTTTGCGTGACGAGAACCACAATCATTCCCATCTCCATAACCAAAATCAGAAGGAACAGGTGGAGTCCAAACCTTCTAAAGATCCGATTTTCCAAGAATACAAATTAGCGAAAGAAAAGGAAACGGAAGCCATCCTTCGTTATTATGAAAAACGAAACCTCCATCCCATTGAACTTTCTAGTTCCTTAAATAAGGAACTTGTCCAATTACAAAAGGAATTGGAACCAGTATTACAAGTGTATGCAAGTATTCTAAAAGAAAACCCTTCCAGTTTATGGGCGGCGGATGCAAAAACATCCTTAGAGCGATTGAGAGTTTGGTGGTCGAAAGGATAA
- the purN gene encoding phosphoribosylglycinamide formyltransferase: MGKTKRLVFLASGRGSNFSASVEYIRKKKLKVDILALVSDNPDAKALTIAQKFGISTKIIPYHTYTSKVDYHRDLLHQVESYQPDLIIACGYMRILKPDFVQRFQNQIINVHPSLLPAFPGLDSQKQALDYGVKIAGCTVHFVWEGVDTGPIILQKAIAIRPEWTEKELSLAILKEEHKILPLAIQLFCEDKIKIKERKVEILK; encoded by the coding sequence ATGGGAAAAACAAAACGTCTTGTTTTTTTGGCTTCGGGCAGAGGGTCCAATTTTTCTGCCTCAGTGGAGTACATCCGTAAAAAAAAGCTAAAAGTAGACATCCTGGCCCTGGTTTCAGACAATCCAGATGCGAAAGCCCTCACCATCGCTCAAAAATTCGGGATTTCCACCAAAATAATCCCATACCATACCTACACATCCAAAGTAGACTACCACAGAGATTTACTCCACCAAGTAGAATCCTACCAACCTGACCTCATCATTGCTTGTGGTTACATGAGGATCCTAAAACCAGATTTTGTCCAAAGGTTTCAAAACCAAATCATCAATGTCCACCCGAGCCTACTTCCCGCTTTCCCAGGACTCGACTCCCAAAAACAAGCTTTGGACTACGGCGTCAAAATCGCTGGTTGTACTGTCCATTTTGTTTGGGAAGGAGTGGACACGGGCCCCATCATTTTACAAAAAGCGATTGCCATTCGTCCGGAATGGACTGAAAAAGAATTATCCTTGGCAATCCTAAAGGAAGAACATAAAATCCTTCCTCTCGCTATACAACTGTTTTGTGAAGATAAAATTAAAATCAAAGAACGAAAGGTAGAAATCCTAAAATGA
- a CDS encoding TRAP transporter TatT component family protein, whose translation MNQTKHWSKIALATLVLVSVVACGKSRQVKISASDVTRSATPAKLPADIEKLWKNRHNEQDLRQALVSLEKFAIENPQYTDVKVLLCRGNYLMGDGHLWLKLTGDADDDAKVKEESIQFYDAAVNWCEAALAMNPKFRDKVVKEGLEIEKSLDVLGPEDIDALYWRYASLGKWSRLVGFTTLLSNRSKFSAMINRVKELEKAMGKEYFYAATLRYDAASNALSPTGDKKLADKYFEEAIAKHPNYFAVRVLYAESRLKGNEDKFKKQLDFVIKGKAASLPEIEADQIVEQRKAKKLLDEL comes from the coding sequence ATGAACCAAACGAAACATTGGTCAAAAATCGCACTCGCAACACTAGTGCTCGTATCTGTTGTTGCTTGTGGAAAATCAAGACAAGTGAAAATCTCTGCATCGGATGTAACTCGCTCGGCGACTCCAGCGAAACTTCCGGCTGACATTGAAAAACTTTGGAAAAACCGCCACAACGAACAAGACCTTCGTCAAGCGCTTGTTAGTTTAGAAAAATTTGCTATCGAAAATCCGCAATACACTGACGTAAAAGTGTTATTATGCCGCGGAAATTACCTTATGGGTGATGGACACCTTTGGCTAAAACTCACTGGTGATGCTGATGACGATGCAAAAGTAAAAGAAGAATCCATTCAATTTTATGATGCAGCTGTCAACTGGTGTGAAGCAGCTCTTGCGATGAACCCAAAATTTAGAGACAAAGTTGTAAAAGAAGGATTAGAAATTGAGAAATCTCTCGATGTTCTTGGACCTGAAGATATCGACGCACTCTACTGGAGATATGCATCTCTTGGTAAATGGTCTCGTTTAGTCGGTTTTACTACTTTATTATCAAACCGTTCTAAATTTTCTGCGATGATCAATCGTGTGAAAGAGCTTGAAAAAGCAATGGGTAAAGAATATTTTTATGCAGCGACATTACGTTATGATGCAGCAAGTAATGCTCTCTCCCCTACCGGCGATAAAAAATTGGCTGACAAGTACTTTGAAGAAGCCATTGCAAAACACCCTAACTATTTTGCAGTTCGAGTATTGTATGCAGAAAGCCGCTTAAAAGGAAACGAAGACAAATTCAAAAAACAATTGGACTTTGTCATCAAAGGAAAAGCAGCATCATTACCAGAAATCGAAGCTGACCAAATCGTTGAACAACGAAAAGCTAAAAAATTACTCGACGAACTATAA
- a CDS encoding flagellar protein FlgN has translation MKQISFKHLLQKKIQLLDSLISNLKREEELLSYRDADTAVKIEFKNETIVRKLEELDTEILEHQELDVHTEEEIALSETVFSKLDEARTLQQKVQELLVFEMNESKKEYWEFSIKRRLKSHLVFSSGLSWTKNYC, from the coding sequence ATGAAACAAATATCATTCAAACACTTACTGCAAAAAAAAATCCAACTTCTTGATTCTCTCATCTCAAATTTAAAAAGAGAAGAAGAATTGTTATCCTATCGAGATGCAGATACAGCCGTTAAGATTGAGTTTAAAAATGAAACAATTGTCCGTAAACTGGAAGAGTTGGATACAGAAATCTTGGAACACCAAGAATTAGATGTTCATACAGAAGAGGAAATTGCCCTTTCCGAAACCGTTTTTTCTAAATTAGATGAAGCACGAACCCTTCAACAAAAAGTCCAAGAATTGCTTGTATTCGAAATGAATGAAAGTAAAAAAGAATATTGGGAATTTAGTATCAAACGTAGGTTAAAATCTCATTTGGTTTTTTCCTCTGGTCTTTCATGGACAAAAAATTACTGTTAA
- the purH gene encoding bifunctional phosphoribosylaminoimidazolecarboxamide formyltransferase/IMP cyclohydrolase — protein sequence MIQIKRALVSVSDKTGITEICSFLVKNGVEILSTGGTYDALSKAGIAVKKVDEFTGFPEILHGRVKTLHPKIHGGLLGDTTNPDHVKQMEANGIVPITLVIVNLYPFVKTVMKPDVTLDDAIENIDIGGPSMLRSAAKNHKNVVVLTDPKDYESFQKEFTANAGKISRETAFGYAAKVFSETASYDSAISTYFNKRLGIKYPEKITFAFNKKQKLRYGENPHQDAAFYEPLFLKSQFEALQGKELSFNNMLDFDAAFHVASLLPKNAVSIVKHLNPCGIAFGETVLESFELARKTDPISAFGGIIGIHGRIEKEAAEEITKNFVEGVIAESFSPEALEIFSKKPNIRLIPIAKFDEALDELDLRSLHHGLLIQKRDYDLITKDKLKVVSKKQPTEDDLEGLMFAWNCVKFIKSNAIVYTDQNSTLGIGAGQMSRVDSVELGAMKAQKVGLSVVGSYVGSDAFFPFRDGIDAIAKVGAKAIIQPGGSIRDEEVIQAADEHGLIMVFTGMRHFRH from the coding sequence ATGATCCAAATCAAAAGAGCACTTGTTTCCGTTTCAGATAAAACGGGAATCACAGAGATCTGTTCCTTCCTTGTCAAAAATGGAGTGGAAATTTTGTCCACTGGTGGAACGTATGATGCTTTATCAAAAGCAGGCATTGCTGTCAAAAAGGTAGATGAATTTACTGGTTTTCCAGAAATCCTACATGGCAGAGTGAAAACCCTCCACCCTAAAATACACGGTGGACTCCTTGGTGACACAACCAATCCCGATCACGTGAAACAAATGGAAGCTAATGGAATCGTACCTATTACTCTAGTTATAGTAAACCTATATCCATTTGTGAAAACAGTAATGAAACCAGATGTGACTCTTGATGACGCAATCGAAAACATCGATATCGGTGGACCATCAATGCTTCGTTCGGCGGCTAAAAACCACAAAAACGTTGTTGTCCTAACAGATCCAAAAGATTATGAATCTTTCCAAAAAGAATTTACAGCAAACGCAGGTAAAATTTCACGAGAAACTGCATTTGGTTATGCGGCAAAAGTATTTTCGGAAACTGCTTCTTATGATTCAGCGATCTCAACTTACTTTAACAAACGATTGGGGATCAAATACCCTGAAAAAATCACTTTTGCATTTAATAAAAAACAGAAACTACGTTATGGAGAAAACCCACACCAAGACGCTGCTTTTTACGAACCATTATTTCTCAAATCACAATTTGAAGCATTACAAGGGAAAGAACTATCCTTCAATAATATGTTGGACTTTGATGCTGCCTTTCATGTCGCAAGTTTACTTCCGAAAAATGCAGTTTCGATCGTAAAACACCTAAATCCATGTGGGATCGCATTCGGAGAAACTGTTTTAGAGTCTTTTGAACTTGCAAGGAAAACAGATCCGATTTCTGCATTTGGTGGTATCATAGGAATCCATGGTCGAATCGAAAAGGAAGCCGCGGAAGAGATCACAAAAAACTTTGTGGAAGGTGTGATTGCAGAAAGTTTTTCACCAGAAGCATTGGAAATTTTCTCAAAAAAACCGAATATTCGTTTGATACCAATTGCTAAGTTTGATGAAGCACTTGATGAATTGGATTTACGATCCCTCCACCATGGCCTTCTAATTCAAAAAAGAGATTACGATCTGATCACCAAAGACAAATTAAAAGTCGTTTCGAAAAAACAACCAACAGAAGATGATTTGGAAGGATTGATGTTTGCTTGGAATTGTGTGAAGTTCATCAAATCCAATGCCATTGTCTACACAGACCAAAATTCAACACTTGGGATTGGTGCAGGCCAAATGTCTCGAGTGGATTCTGTGGAACTTGGCGCAATGAAAGCACAAAAAGTGGGACTGTCTGTAGTAGGATCCTACGTAGGAAGTGATGCCTTTTTTCCTTTCCGTGATGGGATTGATGCCATTGCAAAAGTAGGTGCGAAAGCAATTATCCAACCAGGTGGTTCCATTCGAGATGAAGAAGTGATCCAAGCTGCTGACGAACACGGATTGATCATGGTATTCACTGGTATGAGGCATTTCCGTCACTAA
- a CDS encoding TRAP transporter small permease: MKFVERILNTLSFGEKWAGGICFLLLTLLMIADVSKREVIDKVIGWTLDGTEAYPNTGVAGFIGDWSVYIAESIHSGTSSFTEWMGLGGIIWAQKLSLYFMLWGGLFGSALASAKGSHLRPEIADKVLPKTILHYVKIIEQWVIAIFFLFLAYLSVIYVLESISLDEVNPVTEIHLWKVQLIFPYIFISMGFRHLCYGIFPSLIPSDINEATEALELAEKELSESNSGGNR; encoded by the coding sequence ATGAAATTCGTCGAACGAATTCTAAATACTTTGAGTTTCGGCGAGAAATGGGCAGGGGGAATTTGTTTCCTTCTGCTCACTCTTCTCATGATTGCTGACGTCTCGAAAAGGGAAGTCATCGATAAAGTAATCGGTTGGACCTTAGATGGAACAGAAGCATACCCAAATACTGGAGTTGCTGGTTTTATCGGAGATTGGAGTGTTTACATAGCCGAATCAATTCATAGCGGGACATCCTCATTCACAGAATGGATGGGTCTTGGTGGGATCATTTGGGCACAAAAATTGTCCCTTTATTTTATGTTATGGGGTGGACTCTTTGGATCTGCTCTAGCCAGTGCTAAAGGTTCGCACCTTAGGCCTGAAATTGCAGACAAAGTGTTACCCAAAACAATTTTACATTATGTAAAAATCATCGAACAGTGGGTGATTGCAATTTTCTTTTTATTCTTAGCTTACTTATCCGTAATTTATGTATTAGAAAGTATTAGTTTAGATGAAGTGAATCCTGTTACAGAAATCCATTTATGGAAAGTCCAATTGATTTTCCCTTATATCTTCATCTCAATGGGATTTCGGCACTTGTGTTATGGAATTTTTCCTTCTCTCATCCCATCTGACATCAATGAAGCCACAGAGGCTTTGGAACTTGCGGAAAAAGAACTTTCCGAATCTAATTCAGGGGGAAATCGCTAA
- the fliS gene encoding flagellar export chaperone FliS — protein sequence MSLARKTGASAYNEYKANEISTVSQIKLIVMLFDGAIRFLGVAKDNMTPRKYDVVNHNIIKTQDIITELLLSLNMEEGKEVANNLLSLYIYLKKRLLEANMRKDKAIIEECIKILGELKASWEDLEKKEPQAPQQNPGQRTTGISITG from the coding sequence ATGTCGCTTGCGAGAAAAACCGGTGCCTCTGCTTACAATGAATACAAAGCCAATGAGATATCTACGGTTAGCCAAATCAAATTGATAGTCATGTTATTTGATGGGGCCATTCGTTTCCTTGGTGTTGCAAAAGACAATATGACTCCGAGAAAGTACGATGTTGTGAACCATAACATCATCAAAACACAAGACATCATTACTGAATTACTTTTGTCTCTCAATATGGAAGAGGGGAAAGAGGTCGCAAATAACCTCTTATCTTTGTACATTTACCTCAAAAAAAGGCTGCTAGAAGCAAATATGCGAAAGGACAAAGCCATCATTGAAGAATGTATCAAAATTTTAGGAGAACTAAAAGCCTCCTGGGAAGATTTAGAAAAAAAAGAACCTCAAGCTCCGCAACAAAATCCTGGTCAAAGGACAACAGGAATCTCCATCACAGGTTAA
- the dctP gene encoding TRAP transporter substrate-binding protein DctP → MFFKQLKYLVCVSITLTISGGLFAQTTVKLATVAPEGSPWANELAKIKKKIEGESQGQIKFKIYPGGQMGGENEILQQVIRGKLQGAGLTAGALANTVKELNVLEIPYLFNSYAQADCVLDEHLLEDFRKLFEAKGLIFVTWAENGYRSIGTKSAPVKKPEDLKGIKIRVQESPVHIAYWKQLGVSGIPIAIPEVLPSLQTGVVEGFDNTPLFTLAAEWQTAIKYFTLTRHIYQPAAILYSKKYWDTLNDEQKKTLMGEGNKLAPGARQAVRSIEKNMIATLKKADVQVYEPTSADLAGFKSAANIVAGQVIGKIGGQSKQIYDKIQKAKAACGP, encoded by the coding sequence ATGTTTTTTAAGCAGTTAAAATATTTAGTTTGTGTAAGTATAACCCTCACGATCAGTGGGGGTCTTTTTGCCCAAACAACCGTTAAACTCGCTACCGTTGCTCCCGAAGGATCTCCTTGGGCAAACGAATTAGCAAAAATCAAAAAGAAAATCGAAGGTGAATCCCAAGGACAAATTAAATTCAAAATTTATCCTGGTGGACAGATGGGTGGAGAAAACGAAATCCTCCAACAAGTCATTCGCGGAAAACTCCAAGGTGCTGGACTGACAGCAGGTGCACTTGCAAACACTGTAAAAGAATTAAACGTACTTGAGATTCCTTATCTCTTTAATTCTTATGCACAAGCAGATTGTGTTCTCGACGAACACCTATTAGAAGATTTCAGAAAACTTTTTGAAGCAAAAGGTCTTATTTTTGTCACTTGGGCAGAAAACGGATACCGTTCAATTGGAACCAAATCAGCTCCAGTAAAAAAACCAGAAGACTTAAAAGGGATCAAAATCCGAGTACAAGAATCTCCAGTTCATATTGCCTATTGGAAACAATTGGGTGTGAGTGGAATTCCAATCGCGATTCCAGAAGTTCTTCCGTCATTACAAACCGGTGTGGTTGAAGGGTTTGATAACACTCCACTTTTCACCCTAGCTGCAGAATGGCAAACTGCGATCAAATACTTCACTTTGACTCGCCATATTTACCAACCAGCAGCCATCCTTTACTCTAAAAAGTATTGGGACACACTCAATGATGAACAAAAGAAAACTCTTATGGGTGAAGGAAACAAACTTGCTCCAGGTGCAAGACAAGCCGTTCGTTCCATTGAAAAAAACATGATTGCTACATTGAAAAAAGCAGATGTACAAGTGTATGAACCTACTAGTGCAGACTTAGCAGGATTCAAATCTGCTGCAAACATTGTGGCAGGACAAGTCATTGGAAAAATTGGTGGTCAATCAAAACAGATTTACGACAAAATCCAAAAAGCCAAAGCAGCTTGTGGCCCTTAA
- the fsa gene encoding fructose-6-phosphate aldolase gives MNLFLDTANIDEIKKVHELGLLDGITTNPSIIAKSGRKFTEVIKEICSFVKGPVSAEVLATDAPTMIKEGLELSKIAENVVVKVPLIPEGIKAVKAFSDQGIRTNVTLCFTANQALLAAKAGASFISPFVGRLDDIGYDGLELISEIRDIYDNYGIETQILAASVRHPIHFKEVALRGADCVTLPYSVFEMLFKHPLTDSGLAKFVEDSKKLNW, from the coding sequence ATGAATTTATTTTTAGACACAGCCAACATTGACGAAATCAAAAAAGTCCATGAATTAGGCTTACTTGACGGTATCACCACAAACCCATCCATTATCGCAAAATCGGGTCGTAAGTTCACAGAAGTCATAAAAGAAATCTGTAGTTTTGTAAAAGGACCTGTGAGTGCTGAAGTTCTTGCTACTGATGCCCCTACAATGATCAAAGAAGGTTTAGAGCTTTCTAAAATTGCAGAAAACGTAGTGGTAAAAGTACCTCTGATTCCAGAAGGCATAAAAGCCGTAAAAGCGTTCTCGGATCAAGGAATCAGAACTAACGTTACACTTTGTTTTACAGCAAACCAGGCGTTACTTGCTGCAAAAGCGGGAGCAAGTTTTATCTCTCCATTTGTGGGTCGATTGGATGACATTGGGTATGATGGTCTCGAGCTCATTTCTGAGATCCGTGATATTTACGATAATTATGGGATTGAAACACAAATCCTTGCAGCTTCTGTTCGCCACCCTATTCATTTCAAAGAAGTGGCATTACGTGGTGCCGATTGTGTGACACTTCCTTATTCTGTTTTTGAAATGTTATTCAAACACCCACTGACAGATAGTGGACTTGCAAAATTTGTGGAAGACTCAAAAAAACTAAACTGGTAA
- a CDS encoding pseudouridine synthase, which yields MRINAFLAKLGLGSRRKVEELVLSGRVKINGNTITDLSFQVSEEDSILFDGKPVTKEEGSETRPKIIAFNKPPGFLTSHEDKHHENTIFTLLPESFQKYNYAGRLDLDSRGLILLSIDGNFIQKVTHPKNKIDKEYIISLKQPVSWKKIAEEFMLGVREGGETLRALSVKPANVVPEKTQPGFTSYLSIILKEGKKRQIRRMCKTKDLVVLDLYRIRIGKLDLRNFHLEEGKYKEVTEGQVLGNPTA from the coding sequence ATGAGGATCAACGCATTTCTTGCCAAATTAGGTTTAGGTTCCCGACGGAAAGTGGAAGAGTTGGTCCTTTCGGGCCGAGTCAAAATCAATGGAAATACCATCACTGATTTGTCTTTCCAAGTGAGTGAAGAAGATTCCATCCTATTCGATGGAAAACCTGTCACAAAAGAAGAAGGTTCAGAGACTCGACCCAAAATCATTGCCTTCAATAAACCCCCAGGTTTTCTCACCTCACACGAAGACAAACACCATGAGAATACCATCTTCACCTTATTACCAGAATCCTTTCAAAAATACAATTATGCGGGGCGATTGGATTTGGATTCAAGAGGTCTCATCCTATTGTCCATCGATGGAAATTTTATCCAAAAAGTTACCCATCCAAAAAACAAAATCGATAAAGAATATATCATTAGTTTGAAACAACCAGTGAGCTGGAAAAAAATTGCCGAAGAGTTTATGTTAGGTGTAAGGGAAGGTGGTGAAACTCTTCGGGCACTTTCTGTTAAACCTGCAAATGTTGTTCCAGAAAAAACACAACCTGGATTCACAAGTTACCTCAGTATCATTTTAAAAGAAGGGAAAAAAAGACAAATCCGAAGGATGTGCAAAACAAAGGATTTAGTTGTTCTTGATTTGTATCGAATTCGGATCGGTAAGTTAGACCTAAGAAATTTTCACTTGGAAGAAGGTAAATACAAAGAGGTCACAGAAGGGCAAGTTCTCGGGAATCCAACAGCTTAA
- a CDS encoding HPP family protein encodes MLITNLSGHTLLIGSFGATAVLLFAVPDAPLSQPRNLIGGHIISATIAVLMVYTIGTNFFTLGLSVGLSILVMYLTHTLHPPGGATALIGVIGGVGVDFIFFPVMVGVIVLLVNALIVNNLVHHRKYPVVWF; translated from the coding sequence TTGCTCATCACAAATTTATCTGGGCATACCTTACTCATAGGTTCCTTTGGTGCCACAGCTGTTCTTTTGTTTGCAGTTCCCGATGCTCCTTTATCCCAACCAAGAAATCTAATTGGTGGCCACATTATATCGGCAACCATTGCCGTCTTAATGGTTTATACGATAGGAACCAATTTTTTCACGCTTGGTCTTTCTGTGGGTTTGTCCATTCTTGTGATGTATTTGACACACACCTTACACCCACCAGGTGGGGCAACTGCTCTCATTGGCGTGATTGGGGGAGTAGGAGTAGACTTTATTTTTTTTCCTGTGATGGTCGGAGTGATCGTATTGTTGGTTAATGCACTGATTGTGAATAATTTAGTGCACCACCGGAAGTATCCGGTGGTTTGGTTTTAG
- a CDS encoding DUF1574 domain-containing protein gives MKSKPFLFYPVVLFLFIFVIDKIFLLPIFHDEFLQAGNSVFYFQRKVLRERLQKDPDVKEKKLTLVFGDSRSYPFSEIGIPEPHKKNWTLYNFSSPQGIPMNSYIQFQEILKSGITPDFVILSLSPEAFDDSKGFILSPFLRMGCDTDCIKTVWEDVPLKEKWYYLLDRVFAIRSVEFNLSLFSTRLKQGKLKEYKSSHNKEFQLINYTKGEYLMYGVQSNPIKKIKNDTLRIGNLYMRSYEVGTSQLLYVEKILKITKEKKIKTLVIWPKVFPEYYAYYEKFHVKDVWWNKVEALAKQYDANTLNWNTPNTCDLFNDASHQSAFCFVDQMKEIWTSYAEK, from the coding sequence TTGAAATCAAAACCATTTTTATTTTATCCGGTTGTTCTTTTTTTATTTATCTTTGTCATAGATAAAATTTTTTTATTACCCATCTTTCATGATGAATTTTTACAAGCTGGGAATTCAGTCTTCTATTTCCAGCGGAAAGTATTGAGAGAAAGGTTACAGAAAGACCCTGATGTGAAGGAAAAAAAACTGACCCTCGTTTTTGGCGACTCACGTTCTTATCCTTTTTCTGAAATTGGAATCCCTGAACCTCATAAAAAAAATTGGACCTTGTATAATTTCAGTAGTCCTCAAGGAATTCCAATGAATTCCTACATCCAATTCCAAGAGATTTTGAAATCGGGTATCACACCTGACTTTGTCATACTTTCCTTAAGTCCAGAAGCGTTTGATGATTCCAAAGGATTTATTTTATCACCTTTTTTAAGAATGGGATGTGATACGGACTGTATTAAAACAGTTTGGGAAGATGTCCCTCTTAAAGAAAAATGGTATTATCTTTTAGATCGTGTATTTGCAATTCGAAGTGTCGAATTTAATTTATCACTTTTTTCCACAAGACTCAAACAAGGAAAATTAAAGGAATACAAATCTTCACATAACAAAGAATTCCAACTCATCAATTATACCAAGGGTGAATATTTGATGTATGGAGTTCAATCCAATCCAATTAAAAAAATCAAAAATGATACTTTGAGAATTGGTAATTTGTATATGCGTTCTTATGAAGTGGGTACATCACAACTTCTATATGTGGAAAAAATCTTAAAAATCACAAAAGAGAAAAAGATCAAAACCCTAGTCATTTGGCCAAAAGTTTTCCCAGAATATTACGCTTATTATGAAAAGTTTCATGTAAAAGATGTTTGGTGGAACAAAGTGGAAGCACTGGCAAAACAATATGATGCAAATACACTCAATTGGAATACACCAAATACATGTGATTTATTTAATGATGCATCACACCAATCGGCATTTTGTTTTGTCGACCAAATGAAAGAAATTTGGACTAGTTACGCTGAAAAATAG